In the Euphorbia lathyris chromosome 5, ddEupLath1.1, whole genome shotgun sequence genome, one interval contains:
- the LOC136230842 gene encoding uncharacterized protein isoform X1: MLLSNRFTCFFLTFAVCGDEYTFYTSKLGLNNDLDNLDNWRYKFSEVYTNFIYFHHLIRRGSGLEKKKFAPICISPSLETILLFNNDSSLHTQLRIDPDEEFVHYTHIANPSCSLVALNHEDVYSSMERPIFLLDYAYIAGVYIGLWTNRTRKTFTMCAGWPAWIHSLGSRRSLSIC, encoded by the exons ATGTTATTGTCCAACAG GTTTACTTGCTTCTTTCTCACTTTTGCCGTTTGTGGTGATGAGTATACCTTCTATACCTCAAAATTAGGCCTAAACAATG ATTTGGACAATTTAGACAATTGGAGGTACAAATTTAGTGAAGTCTATACGAACTTTATTTATTTCCATCATTTGATCCGGAGAGGCAgcggtttggaaaaaaaaaagtttgccCCTATTTGTATTTCACCATCATTGGAGACAATTTTGCTCTTTA ATAATGACTCTTCACTTCATACTCAACTAAGGATAGACCCTGATGAAGAATTTGTCCACTATACTCATATTGCAAACCCG AGTTGTTCATTGGTAGCACTAAATCATGAGGATGTATATTCTAGCATGGAAAGACCTATATTTTTATT AGATTATGCTTACATTGCCGGTGTGTATATTGGCTTATGGACAAACCGGACTCGCAAGACTTTCACAATG TGTGCAGGATGGCCTGCCTGGATTCATTCCTTAGGCTCTAGACGATCTTTATCGATATGCTGA
- the LOC136230842 gene encoding uncharacterized protein isoform X2, giving the protein MLLSNRFGQFRQLESCSLVALNHEDVYSSMERPIFLLDYAYIAGVYIGLWTNRTRKTFTMCAGWPAWIHSLGSRRSLSIC; this is encoded by the exons ATGTTATTGTCCAACAG ATTTGGACAATTTAGACAATTGGAG AGTTGTTCATTGGTAGCACTAAATCATGAGGATGTATATTCTAGCATGGAAAGACCTATATTTTTATT AGATTATGCTTACATTGCCGGTGTGTATATTGGCTTATGGACAAACCGGACTCGCAAGACTTTCACAATG TGTGCAGGATGGCCTGCCTGGATTCATTCCTTAGGCTCTAGACGATCTTTATCGATATGCTGA